One region of Rhizobium sp. WYJ-E13 genomic DNA includes:
- a CDS encoding carbohydrate ABC transporter permease yields MKLENPIVTSLALFAGLIFLSPVLYSIWMSFETAQSYYTGQYEFTLDNYVRAVAEYNFARYLMNSIIVSGLVTLLGITVATMAAFAFARYQFRGGNLLFGATVATLMIPSHISLIPNYLTLAKAGLLDTYAGLILPAISNGFAAFFLRQYIKGIPKALDEAAYMDGATPLQVLWRVIVPIARPAIFSMGLYIFITEWNNYIWPLVAVGREDLYTLQIGLARLYRINPGEGLVDWPLVMAACTLSMLPVLLGFLLVERHLVRGITLGAVK; encoded by the coding sequence ATGAAGCTTGAGAACCCGATCGTTACCAGTCTCGCGCTTTTTGCGGGGCTGATCTTCCTGTCGCCGGTGCTCTATTCCATCTGGATGTCCTTCGAGACGGCGCAGTCCTATTATACAGGCCAATACGAGTTCACGTTGGACAACTACGTCCGTGCCGTCGCCGAATATAATTTCGCCCGTTATCTCATGAACAGCATCATCGTCTCGGGGCTTGTGACGCTGCTCGGCATCACGGTCGCGACAATGGCGGCCTTCGCCTTTGCCCGTTACCAGTTCCGCGGCGGCAACCTTCTCTTCGGGGCAACGGTCGCCACGTTGATGATCCCGAGCCATATCAGTCTGATCCCCAACTATCTGACGCTCGCCAAGGCGGGCCTGCTCGATACCTATGCCGGCCTCATCCTGCCGGCGATTTCGAATGGTTTTGCCGCCTTCTTCCTGCGCCAGTACATCAAGGGCATTCCGAAGGCGCTGGATGAAGCAGCCTATATGGATGGCGCAACGCCGCTACAGGTGTTGTGGCGGGTGATCGTACCAATCGCCCGGCCCGCCATCTTCTCGATGGGCCTCTACATCTTCATCACGGAGTGGAACAACTACATCTGGCCGCTTGTTGCCGTCGGCAGGGAAGACCTCTACACGCTGCAGATCGGCCTTGCCCGCCTCTACCGCATCAATCCTGGTGAGGGCCTCGTCGACTGGCCACTCGTCATGGCCGCCTGCACCCTCAGCATGCTGCCCGTGCTGCTCGGCTTCCTGCTGGTCGAGCGCCATCTCGTGCGCGGCATCACGCTCGGCGCGGTCAAATAA
- a CDS encoding carbohydrate ABC transporter permease, producing the protein MLHKLTPYLLVAPLIIFITVFTYIPVITSVNLSLRHWDFLSPTMPFVGFENYRLLLNSRDFWNSLQVTAIFALISVPIRLALALAVASYLVRETLPSRLLRGALFLPSVTSTVSIAVVFSWVFATDYGMVNAALTSLGLGKVQWLQDPQLALWVLITVNTWKQLGYDIVIYIAGLQAVPQELYDAASVDGGRRFHVFRRVTVPLVMPTTYFLLVISVIEAFQVFTIVNIMTHGGPAGATDMLVNLLYRVGFTLFDIGRGSALAVLLFIFLIVLALIKSFVIGRRVHYEA; encoded by the coding sequence ATGCTGCACAAACTCACACCCTATCTTCTCGTTGCACCGCTGATCATCTTCATCACGGTCTTCACCTATATCCCCGTCATCACCAGCGTGAACCTTAGCTTGCGGCATTGGGACTTCCTGTCGCCGACCATGCCCTTCGTCGGCTTCGAGAATTATCGCCTGTTGCTGAATTCGCGAGATTTCTGGAATTCACTTCAGGTCACGGCGATCTTCGCGCTGATTTCGGTGCCGATACGGCTGGCACTGGCTCTTGCCGTTGCAAGCTATCTCGTCCGTGAGACATTGCCCTCGCGGCTCCTGCGCGGCGCACTCTTTCTTCCGTCGGTCACGTCTACAGTCTCGATCGCCGTCGTTTTCTCCTGGGTCTTTGCCACCGACTACGGCATGGTCAATGCCGCACTGACCTCACTCGGTCTCGGCAAGGTGCAATGGCTGCAAGATCCGCAGCTCGCCCTCTGGGTACTGATAACAGTCAATACGTGGAAACAACTCGGCTACGATATCGTCATCTATATTGCCGGCCTGCAGGCTGTACCGCAGGAACTCTATGATGCTGCTTCCGTCGACGGCGGACGGCGTTTCCATGTGTTCCGGCGAGTCACCGTGCCGCTCGTGATGCCGACCACCTATTTCCTGCTGGTGATTTCCGTCATCGAGGCATTCCAGGTCTTCACCATCGTCAACATCATGACCCATGGCGGCCCTGCGGGTGCTACCGACATGCTCGTCAACCTGCTCTACCGCGTGGGTTTCACCCTCTTTGATATCGGTAGAGGTTCGGCGCTCGCCGTCCTGCTCTTCATCTTCCTCATCGTGTTGGCGCTGATCAAATCCTTCGTCATCGGCCGGAGGGTCCATTATGAAGCTTGA
- a CDS encoding ABC transporter substrate-binding protein has protein sequence MLVKLQNTVAAGVVALMSMVGSAHADTTVKFWHSFSKSSGEALNKIIANFEAANPGIHIDGEFVGDYNDIVAKLQAAIPAKRGPDAVIMEVTRYGLFADRGALIDLTPYFNADPLKDDLYDYAREVGVYNGKNYIVPFNSSTPVLYYNKDILARAGFTTEPSLKTFADILAVSKTITEKLGSEGITGIAAPGQFARWGLVMSNDSELINSKTNDILLDSPNTIEAYQWMASLVHDQKVASPDGVTDEDVGRDAFFAGKVGISLNSTGDYGGAKKALGDKLQVRPMPCNKVCSVPIGGAGIGILATSQKDVQDAAYKFISYAASPEANAIWFAATGYLPINKKSATQPVAAEALAKKQGIDVAIKQLDFAHGRARPPVVTWMRTTEYKMWEAMALGQRDVTETMKDFAAQTREEAKRSSN, from the coding sequence ATGTTAGTTAAATTGCAGAACACAGTCGCAGCCGGCGTTGTCGCCCTGATGTCGATGGTCGGTTCGGCACATGCCGATACGACGGTGAAGTTCTGGCACAGCTTCAGCAAATCCTCAGGCGAGGCGCTCAACAAGATCATCGCCAATTTCGAAGCCGCCAATCCCGGTATTCATATCGACGGCGAGTTCGTCGGCGATTATAATGATATTGTTGCCAAACTGCAGGCCGCCATTCCCGCCAAACGTGGGCCTGATGCCGTCATCATGGAAGTCACCCGCTATGGTCTCTTCGCCGACCGCGGCGCCCTGATCGATCTCACGCCCTATTTCAACGCCGACCCGCTGAAGGACGACCTTTACGACTATGCGCGTGAAGTCGGCGTCTATAACGGCAAGAACTACATCGTACCGTTCAACTCCTCCACGCCTGTCCTCTACTACAACAAGGACATCCTTGCGCGCGCCGGCTTCACGACGGAGCCGTCGCTGAAGACTTTCGCAGATATTCTTGCCGTTTCGAAGACAATCACCGAGAAGCTCGGCTCGGAAGGCATCACCGGTATCGCGGCCCCCGGCCAGTTCGCCCGCTGGGGTCTCGTGATGTCCAATGACAGCGAACTGATCAATTCCAAGACCAACGATATCCTGCTCGACTCGCCGAACACGATCGAAGCCTATCAGTGGATGGCCTCGCTCGTGCATGACCAGAAGGTTGCCTCTCCGGACGGCGTCACCGATGAAGATGTCGGCCGTGATGCCTTCTTCGCCGGCAAGGTCGGTATCTCTCTGAATTCCACGGGCGATTACGGCGGCGCCAAGAAGGCGCTCGGCGACAAGCTCCAAGTGCGTCCGATGCCCTGCAACAAGGTCTGCTCAGTTCCGATCGGCGGCGCCGGTATCGGCATTCTCGCGACTTCGCAAAAGGACGTTCAGGACGCCGCCTACAAGTTCATCAGCTATGCCGCCTCGCCGGAAGCTAATGCGATCTGGTTTGCCGCAACCGGCTACCTGCCGATCAACAAGAAGAGCGCGACACAGCCAGTTGCCGCCGAAGCGCTTGCCAAGAAGCAGGGCATCGATGTTGCCATCAAGCAGCTCGATTTCGCTCATGGCCGTGCCCGTCCTCCCGTCGTTACCTGGATGCGGACGACCGAATACAAGATGTGGGAAGCCATGGCGCTCGGCCAGCGCGATGTCACCGAGACGATGAAGGACTTTGCCGCGCAGACGCGCGAAGAAGCCAAGCGCTCCAGCAACTGA
- a CDS encoding IS701 family transposase has translation MSVAGWSGSVLAWHRELDALKVRLGSVFGRRELRASCGAFLDGLLSGVERKTGWLMAEQAGLERPYRMQSLLGRSHWDADALRDTVRAYAIESLGDADGVLVVDETGFLKKGAHSVGVARQYSGTAGRIENCQIGVFLAYASRYGQTLIDRQLYLPKEWAEDEARRASAHVPQSQAFATKPAIAAKLIADALDAGVPCAWVLADALYGSDSKLRRMLESRGQPYVLAVRSNQCLRFVREQGIEQTDPETMADELKPEVWQSHAAGEGAKGLRLYDWARIPLSSRPDPQWERWLLIRRSRREPDARAYYFVFAPAGTELSELAGAAGLRWTVEECFQRAKDDLGLDHCEARSWHAWKRHMTLVMAAAAFLAKLGADLRRTAAGKPNETSPNPPIAA, from the coding sequence ATGTCGGTTGCGGGTTGGTCCGGGTCGGTTCTGGCGTGGCATCGTGAGCTCGATGCCTTGAAGGTGCGGTTGGGCTCGGTCTTTGGTCGCCGAGAATTGCGCGCATCGTGCGGTGCCTTTCTGGATGGGTTGTTGTCGGGAGTAGAGCGCAAGACTGGCTGGCTGATGGCGGAACAGGCAGGACTGGAGCGCCCTTATCGGATGCAATCGCTGCTGGGGCGCAGCCATTGGGATGCTGACGCATTGCGCGATACGGTTCGCGCTTATGCAATAGAGTCTCTCGGTGACGCGGACGGCGTTCTTGTGGTCGATGAGACCGGCTTCCTGAAGAAAGGCGCCCATTCAGTCGGTGTCGCACGACAATATTCCGGCACGGCCGGCCGGATCGAGAACTGTCAGATCGGTGTTTTCCTTGCCTATGCAAGCCGCTACGGTCAGACCCTGATCGATCGGCAACTTTATCTACCGAAGGAGTGGGCCGAGGATGAAGCCCGCCGTGCTTCGGCTCACGTCCCCCAGTCCCAAGCCTTCGCGACCAAACCGGCCATTGCAGCCAAGCTCATTGCCGATGCGCTGGATGCCGGCGTGCCTTGTGCCTGGGTATTGGCGGATGCGCTTTATGGTTCGGATTCCAAGCTGCGCCGGATGCTGGAAAGCCGTGGCCAGCCTTATGTTCTGGCAGTGCGCTCCAATCAATGCCTGCGCTTTGTGCGTGAGCAAGGGATCGAGCAGACCGATCCCGAAACGATGGCTGATGAGTTGAAACCGGAGGTTTGGCAGAGCCATGCAGCAGGCGAAGGTGCCAAGGGTCTTCGGCTTTATGATTGGGCCCGTATTCCTCTCAGCTCTCGCCCGGATCCACAATGGGAGCGCTGGCTTCTGATCCGGCGCAGCCGACGCGAACCCGATGCGCGCGCCTATTACTTTGTCTTTGCGCCCGCCGGTACCGAATTGAGCGAATTGGCGGGCGCTGCCGGGCTGCGTTGGACCGTGGAAGAATGCTTCCAGCGTGCGAAGGACGATCTCGGCCTGGATCATTGCGAAGCGCGATCCTGGCATGCTTGGAAGCGGCACATGACGCTCGTCATGGCAGCCGCTGCATTCCTCGCCAAACTCGGCGCCGATCTACGCCGCACCGCTGCTGGCAAACCGAACGAAACGAGTCCAAACCCGCCAATCGCCGCCTGA
- a CDS encoding type I secretion system permease/ATPase, which yields MNLLHLTGSLFMLEVYDRILPSKSIPSLIALCVLVLLLYGFQMGFDVVRGQMLTRVADILDQQLERRMYKALLKMPFSGEVRGDGLQALSDLDQIRGFLSSNGPNALFDFPWLPFYLLICFMLHPWIGVSVLIGAVILVVITVLTNWSTASLNESAASARGQRNMFASGSVRNAEAIQAMGMSSTMMMMWRDLHGEYKRQSRRGADIIGAYGAASRVARMIIQSGVMAVGAVLVVNGDATAGSIIAGSILSAKALAPVEQAIGNWRSFTSARQGWRRLQKFFEIAPETEAALSLPRPAFTFSVENLTGSPPGGSAITLMDVSFELQAGSALGVIGPSASGKSTLARLIVGAWQIRYGKVRFDGASLDQWDMDELGQYLGYLPQTVELMAGTVAQNIARFRPDATAASIIDAAKAANVHDLILNLPDGYKTKIGSNGEALSAGQKQRIALARALYGDPFLIVLDEPNSNLDAEGENALSNAIANIRARGGIVIVIAHRPSALANVDLVAVIAAGRLQRFGTKEEIFGQVLRQNIRPVTSDHQPRAIEDAGSSVASNDM from the coding sequence ATTAATCTGCTGCATTTGACCGGTTCATTGTTCATGCTTGAGGTTTATGACCGCATTCTGCCGAGCAAGAGCATCCCGTCCCTGATTGCTTTATGTGTCCTTGTCTTGTTGCTTTACGGGTTTCAGATGGGATTCGATGTGGTTCGGGGTCAGATGTTGACCCGGGTCGCCGACATTCTGGACCAGCAACTTGAAAGGCGCATGTATAAGGCGCTTCTCAAAATGCCCTTCTCCGGCGAGGTCAGGGGTGACGGTCTCCAGGCCCTTTCCGATCTGGACCAAATTCGCGGATTTCTTTCGAGCAACGGTCCTAACGCGTTGTTCGATTTCCCGTGGCTGCCATTTTACCTGCTCATTTGTTTCATGCTGCACCCGTGGATCGGCGTCAGCGTTCTGATCGGTGCAGTCATCCTGGTCGTCATAACGGTGCTGACCAATTGGTCCACAGCGTCACTGAACGAGAGCGCGGCGAGTGCCCGCGGCCAGCGTAACATGTTTGCGAGCGGCAGCGTCCGCAATGCCGAAGCCATTCAGGCTATGGGCATGTCGAGCACCATGATGATGATGTGGCGTGACCTTCACGGCGAATACAAACGCCAGAGTCGCCGGGGTGCCGATATCATCGGTGCCTACGGTGCTGCGTCGCGCGTGGCGCGTATGATTATCCAGTCCGGCGTCATGGCGGTGGGGGCTGTCTTGGTCGTCAATGGCGATGCGACGGCGGGCAGTATCATCGCCGGATCGATCCTGTCGGCAAAGGCTCTTGCGCCTGTAGAGCAGGCAATCGGCAACTGGCGCAGCTTTACGTCGGCCCGGCAGGGTTGGAGGCGCCTTCAGAAATTTTTCGAGATCGCTCCCGAAACGGAAGCCGCCCTTTCCTTGCCCCGGCCGGCCTTTACCTTTTCGGTCGAGAATCTAACCGGCTCGCCGCCGGGCGGGTCCGCAATTACGCTAATGGACGTTTCCTTTGAACTGCAGGCTGGAAGCGCACTCGGAGTGATTGGACCGAGTGCATCCGGAAAATCCACGCTTGCCCGACTTATTGTCGGCGCTTGGCAAATACGTTACGGCAAAGTGCGCTTTGATGGTGCGAGCCTTGACCAATGGGACATGGATGAGCTCGGCCAATATCTCGGTTATCTCCCGCAAACTGTGGAATTGATGGCCGGCACGGTCGCGCAGAATATTGCTCGTTTCCGGCCTGACGCGACTGCTGCGTCGATTATCGATGCAGCTAAAGCGGCGAATGTTCATGATCTTATCCTGAACTTGCCGGATGGCTACAAGACCAAGATTGGTTCTAACGGCGAAGCTCTTTCTGCGGGACAAAAGCAGCGCATTGCCCTGGCCCGCGCGCTTTACGGGGATCCGTTCCTGATTGTGCTGGATGAACCAAATTCCAATCTCGACGCGGAAGGCGAAAATGCCCTCAGCAATGCGATCGCCAATATCAGGGCAAGGGGCGGGATTGTGATCGTAATCGCGCATCGGCCGAGTGCGCTGGCCAACGTGGATTTGGTCGCAGTTATCGCCGCTGGCAGGTTGCAGCGATTTGGTACGAAGGAAGAGATTTTCGGGCAGGTGCTGCGTCAGAATATCCGACCGGTCACATCCGACCATCAGCCGCGGGCGATTGAAGATGCCGGATCGTCCGTCGCTTCGAACGATATGTGA
- a CDS encoding HlyD family type I secretion periplasmic adaptor subunit — protein MRLRNLAKLPLAKHVAAVVLLAFGLVVGVFGWAMTTELSSAVIASGRVIVEGNTKKIQHLAGGIVSEIDVKEGDRVDADQVLVRLNGTVVQANLSIAENTLAQLYARRARLQAEASRAPELTVPEKLSELTTSKSAATLVASEQNLFISRKNALEGMRRQVATRKQQLTDEVNGLTVQIDAIRDQVNLVNQDLEKVNTLYQKGLTTQQRLNDYKRRKSELEGQMGQGIAARAQTEGKIGELDLQLLQLDEDRQSEVSKDLTSVEASIAEYEERLAATKDQLARLEIRAPIAGRIYQLGVHNINAVVQPGEVLMLIVPEHDELQVEATIAPKDIDQIYKGQPVDIRFTAFNQTTTPDIAGEVSVISPDLQTDPRTGAVFYTLRITPDMATLQNLSERSLYPGMPAEIFIKIADRTVISYFVRPFKDRLRLAFREE, from the coding sequence ATGCGTTTGCGAAATCTAGCAAAATTACCGCTTGCCAAGCACGTCGCGGCTGTCGTTCTGCTGGCATTCGGGTTGGTGGTCGGTGTTTTTGGATGGGCGATGACGACCGAGCTTTCGAGTGCGGTCATTGCGTCCGGGCGTGTCATCGTCGAGGGCAATACAAAGAAGATACAGCACCTCGCTGGCGGAATTGTCAGTGAAATCGACGTGAAAGAGGGCGATAGGGTTGACGCGGATCAGGTGCTTGTCCGCCTGAACGGAACCGTCGTACAGGCTAATCTCTCCATCGCCGAAAATACGCTTGCGCAACTCTATGCACGCCGCGCCAGGCTTCAAGCCGAGGCATCCCGCGCACCCGAGTTGACAGTTCCTGAAAAATTGTCCGAGCTCACAACGTCCAAGTCGGCCGCAACGCTGGTTGCAAGCGAACAGAACCTGTTTATCAGCCGAAAGAATGCGCTTGAAGGCATGAGGAGGCAGGTTGCAACACGCAAGCAACAGTTGACGGACGAGGTCAATGGTCTGACGGTTCAGATTGACGCTATACGGGATCAGGTTAACCTTGTTAATCAAGATCTTGAGAAGGTAAACACGCTCTATCAAAAGGGCCTGACGACGCAACAGCGGCTGAATGATTACAAACGTCGTAAGTCCGAGCTCGAAGGGCAGATGGGGCAGGGTATCGCCGCCCGTGCACAAACCGAAGGCAAAATCGGTGAGCTTGATCTTCAGCTCCTGCAACTTGATGAAGATAGGCAGTCGGAGGTTTCCAAGGATCTGACCTCTGTCGAGGCCAGCATCGCAGAATATGAGGAACGACTGGCCGCGACAAAGGACCAGCTCGCTCGCCTGGAGATCCGCGCGCCGATTGCCGGCCGAATCTACCAGCTCGGCGTTCACAATATCAATGCAGTTGTCCAGCCGGGTGAGGTTCTGATGCTCATCGTCCCGGAGCATGATGAGTTGCAGGTCGAGGCAACCATCGCCCCGAAGGATATTGATCAGATCTACAAGGGGCAGCCGGTCGATATCCGGTTTACGGCTTTCAATCAGACAACGACGCCTGATATTGCTGGAGAGGTTTCCGTCATTTCGCCCGATCTTCAGACGGACCCACGGACGGGAGCGGTTTTCTATACGCTGCGCATAACGCCTGACATGGCCACACTGCAAAACCTGTCCGAACGCTCCCTTTATCCCGGCATGCCCGCAGAAATATTTATCAAGATCGCGGACCGCACGGTAATATCGTATTTCGTCAGGCCTTTCAAAGATAGGTTGCGATTGGCGTTCAGAGAAGAGTGA
- a CDS encoding rhizobiocin, which yields MAGLTVTFGNGGASTVFDLQSIDAQNNSALDNSTQKQEVTDQNGSILQSGSVNVGVAPVSGSGTGGDVAVNFDANTNSFNFDVVGKWNSVKNVLAQSDSAENVYFKDFVQADVHLGGTTASTVEILNVKRANVSTGSGNDTVTISLLSNDKNWVNAATVDTGAGNDTITIKAGQGLNAIGGITGANAVNGGNGITDGSNSSVIINAGAGDDTIDLHGVNLKSSTVTGGTGVDHMIASGGADTFVFNLGDMAKSFITDTIEGFNTAVDKLKLVGTVESDWQAQTVDGDAIIKYIGAEVAHQGEKIILSNVDAGGFHNWFTA from the coding sequence ATGGCAGGTTTGACAGTCACGTTCGGTAATGGTGGGGCTTCCACCGTTTTCGACCTTCAGAGCATTGATGCCCAGAACAACAGCGCCCTTGACAACAGCACCCAGAAGCAGGAAGTGACCGACCAAAACGGATCGATCCTTCAGTCCGGCTCTGTCAATGTAGGCGTTGCACCGGTCAGTGGTTCCGGTACGGGCGGCGATGTCGCCGTCAATTTTGACGCGAATACGAATTCCTTCAACTTTGACGTTGTTGGCAAGTGGAATTCAGTTAAGAACGTTTTGGCGCAGTCTGACAGTGCGGAAAACGTCTACTTCAAGGATTTCGTTCAGGCCGACGTCCATCTTGGCGGTACCACCGCTTCGACCGTCGAAATTCTCAACGTCAAGCGTGCAAACGTCTCGACCGGCTCAGGCAACGACACTGTCACCATCTCGCTTTTGTCAAATGACAAAAACTGGGTAAACGCAGCTACGGTCGACACGGGTGCTGGCAACGACACGATTACGATCAAGGCCGGCCAGGGCCTAAATGCCATTGGCGGCATCACTGGGGCAAATGCCGTTAACGGTGGCAACGGTATTACGGATGGTAGTAATTCGTCCGTCATCATCAATGCAGGTGCTGGAGACGACACCATTGATCTTCACGGCGTCAACCTGAAGTCCTCGACGGTCACCGGTGGCACCGGAGTCGATCATATGATTGCAAGCGGCGGTGCAGATACGTTCGTATTCAATCTCGGCGACATGGCCAAGTCTTTCATCACGGATACTATCGAAGGCTTCAACACGGCAGTGGATAAGCTTAAACTTGTGGGCACGGTGGAATCCGACTGGCAAGCACAGACTGTCGATGGTGACGCCATTATCAAGTATATCGGCGCTGAAGTCGCTCATCAGGGCGAGAAGATTATCCTCAGCAACGTCGACGCTGGCGGGTTCCATAACTGGTTCACCGCGTAA
- a CDS encoding substrate-binding domain-containing protein, producing MKGIRQLAEHLDISIGTVSRALNGKADVNEETRKRVLAAAEEFGYVANQSGRSLRQGTTNVIGLMIESSKETVENSDNFFLGVTGGLQSVLSRHKLDLVMLPCPSDEDPYEYLKRMVARRVVDAMIISATQRIDKRIDLLIKAKIPFVALGRSSSGGGNFTWIDLDFEGVATCAVDRLVGKGHRRIAIAAPSGEINLGYIFVDAYRKALERHGIKYDPELVIRVKSSEQGGYRAGDELLRIKDRPTAIILIYELMAIGLYRRLVEAGIVPGRDLAVIGFREEPRAKFLQPTLTCFRMSLPDLGAALAETLLAGMPAYSETYRNGVRNRIWPLELVPGESDAFSLNG from the coding sequence ATGAAGGGTATCCGCCAGCTCGCAGAACATCTCGATATATCGATCGGGACGGTTTCGCGTGCGCTGAACGGAAAGGCCGATGTCAATGAGGAGACCCGCAAGCGCGTGCTGGCTGCCGCCGAAGAATTCGGTTACGTGGCCAACCAATCCGGCCGCAGCCTTCGTCAGGGAACGACCAATGTTATCGGACTGATGATTGAATCCAGCAAGGAGACGGTCGAAAATAGCGACAACTTCTTCCTCGGCGTGACTGGGGGGCTGCAGAGCGTGTTATCGCGCCATAAGCTCGATCTCGTCATGCTCCCCTGCCCCAGCGACGAAGACCCTTACGAATATCTGAAGCGCATGGTGGCGCGCCGGGTCGTCGATGCCATGATCATCTCCGCAACGCAACGCATCGACAAACGTATCGATCTACTCATCAAGGCGAAGATTCCCTTCGTCGCTCTCGGCCGCAGCTCTTCCGGCGGCGGCAACTTCACCTGGATCGACCTTGATTTCGAAGGTGTCGCAACCTGCGCCGTCGACCGGCTCGTCGGCAAGGGGCATCGCCGCATTGCGATTGCCGCACCGTCAGGGGAGATCAATCTCGGTTATATCTTCGTGGATGCCTATCGGAAGGCTTTGGAACGGCACGGGATTAAATATGATCCGGAGCTGGTTATCCGTGTCAAGTCCAGCGAACAGGGCGGCTACCGGGCCGGCGACGAACTGCTGCGGATCAAGGACCGACCGACAGCGATTATCCTGATCTACGAACTGATGGCGATCGGCCTCTACCGCCGCCTGGTCGAAGCCGGCATCGTCCCCGGCCGCGATCTCGCCGTCATCGGCTTCCGCGAGGAACCCCGCGCCAAATTCCTGCAGCCGACGCTCACCTGCTTCCGCATGTCGCTGCCCGACCTCGGCGCAGCACTTGCCGAAACCTTGCTTGCGGGCATGCCTGCCTATTCGGAAACCTACCGCAACGGAGTGCGTAACCGCATCTGGCCGCTGGAACTCGTGCCCGGGGAAAGCGATGCTTTTAGTCTGAACGGTTGA
- a CDS encoding Gfo/Idh/MocA family protein, with the protein MKLNAVLCGCGAMSKGWLRAIKETPDLAEAIEIVGLVDVNRAAAEKLADEFGLSAARIGNDLAAVIAETKADVVFDVVIPTARFDIVSTAMRADCHVLSEKPMATSLAEGAALIDLAAETGKIHAIIQNRRFIAGVRRLRRFVESGAIGDLTGIHCDFFIAPHFGGFREEMDNVLLLDMAIHTFDAARYVAGKKPLAVYCVERNPKGSWYRHGASANATFEFSDDVVFTYRGSWCAEGERTSWESQWRIVGSNGMLTWDGEDGFKAAVSGNEPGLLHGFSPVEVPAPERAEETHGHASVIASFVEAIRTGKRPETVSSDNIRSLAMVFGAIESAKTGRRVDISA; encoded by the coding sequence GTGAAATTGAATGCCGTTCTGTGCGGGTGCGGAGCTATGTCCAAAGGCTGGCTGCGCGCTATTAAGGAAACGCCTGATCTTGCTGAGGCGATTGAGATCGTCGGCCTTGTCGACGTCAACCGTGCCGCCGCCGAGAAGCTCGCCGACGAATTCGGCTTGAGCGCGGCTCGCATCGGTAACGATCTCGCTGCCGTCATTGCCGAGACCAAGGCCGACGTCGTCTTCGACGTCGTTATCCCGACTGCCCGTTTCGATATCGTCTCGACGGCCATGAGGGCCGACTGCCATGTGCTCAGCGAGAAGCCGATGGCGACTTCGCTTGCCGAAGGGGCCGCACTCATCGATCTCGCCGCCGAGACCGGCAAGATCCACGCGATCATCCAGAACCGCCGCTTCATTGCCGGCGTGCGCCGCCTGCGTCGCTTCGTCGAAAGCGGGGCGATCGGCGATCTGACGGGCATTCATTGCGATTTCTTCATCGCTCCTCATTTCGGCGGGTTCCGTGAAGAGATGGACAATGTCCTTTTGCTGGACATGGCGATCCACACGTTCGATGCCGCCCGCTATGTGGCCGGCAAGAAGCCACTCGCAGTCTATTGCGTCGAACGCAATCCCAAAGGTTCCTGGTATCGCCACGGCGCTTCGGCCAATGCCACCTTCGAATTCTCCGACGACGTCGTCTTCACTTATCGCGGCTCCTGGTGCGCGGAAGGCGAGCGCACGAGCTGGGAAAGCCAGTGGCGCATCGTCGGCTCGAACGGCATGCTGACCTGGGACGGTGAGGATGGTTTCAAGGCGGCTGTCTCCGGCAATGAACCAGGACTGCTTCACGGCTTTTCACCCGTCGAGGTTCCGGCGCCTGAACGTGCCGAGGAAACCCACGGCCACGCCAGCGTGATCGCAAGCTTCGTCGAGGCGATCCGCACCGGAAAGCGGCCGGAGACGGTCAGTTCCGACAATATCAGAAGCCTCGCTATGGTCTTCGGGGCGATCGAAAGCGCCAAGACCGGGCGGCGCGTCGACATTTCAGCATAA